A single Crateriforma conspicua DNA region contains:
- a CDS encoding site-specific integrase has protein sequence MPKLTSAVPKYRKHRASGQAVVTINGRDHYLGPHGSKTSVAEYDRIVGEYLVRGRLPQVDTHAITVTEVIARFWQHARKHYVKDGKPTQEQTILKSVLRPLRRLYGDTPATDFGPLALEVIRDQWIKAGHSRGTINRNVRRIVRVFRWAASKEIIDASVPTKLATLEGLQRGRTEAAEPEPIQPVDLETVEATIHHLCDVVADMVRLQLLTGMRPAEVCSVRPADVDLACSWRAPQ, from the coding sequence ATGCCGAAACTGACGTCCGCCGTTCCCAAATACCGCAAGCATCGAGCTTCTGGCCAAGCGGTCGTGACCATCAACGGACGCGACCACTATCTGGGACCACACGGATCCAAAACGTCCGTCGCTGAGTATGACCGCATCGTCGGTGAATACCTTGTCCGTGGTCGACTGCCGCAAGTCGACACGCACGCCATCACCGTGACCGAAGTGATTGCACGGTTCTGGCAACACGCACGCAAGCACTACGTCAAAGACGGAAAGCCGACACAGGAGCAGACCATCCTGAAGTCGGTACTGCGGCCACTACGCCGGTTGTACGGTGACACGCCGGCGACCGACTTCGGACCGTTGGCGCTCGAGGTCATCCGCGACCAGTGGATCAAGGCCGGACATTCCCGTGGGACCATCAATCGAAACGTCCGTCGCATCGTGCGGGTGTTCCGCTGGGCCGCATCGAAGGAGATCATCGACGCATCGGTGCCGACGAAGCTGGCGACGCTGGAAGGATTGCAGCGAGGTCGCACCGAAGCGGCGGAGCCGGAACCGATTCAACCGGTCGACCTGGAAACGGTGGAGGCGACGATTCATCATCTCTGCGACGTCGTGGCCGATATGGTCCGTTTGCAATTGCTGACCGGGATGCGTCCGGCGGAGGTCTGTTCGGTCCGTCCGGCCGATGTCGACCTGGCGTGCTCCTGGCGTGCTCCCCAATAA
- a CDS encoding pentapeptide repeat-containing protein, producing MNNIGRANLNQTNERQDVTVEVLQILCSPGTPNADATARLKEIATNGERYILSVPDGTKQRKCWTSTEFSRLHFIGEPLETQGCHYNCTFIGGNWHSLGDGTRFIDCTFESCQFSENSCFQFEEGVFRNCSFDCIRPSGHIDNCRFENCQFRNGRWNDMRADNCEFVDCDFLGLAIGISEAPLEEVALSRLQFDRCNLHEINADGSLLRDTSFFKSHVRHSSFRNAVLDGLVMQRSSCGYNDLTETVFKASTGLVDTEDIGTTRIEFHRDARVMPSLERDRSFFKKLIRWENLASLCRIRFFSVSYTVLLYYIARAYLTRGYNSFANVVQAWGADILKSQDSSWAIKAVAELAIKVSQPIEGDVWSAGFFVAALSLVFGNSLFWFFCPDEIKEFTRAQWKYSAGRSEIAYAGLSRTFPCLRLLIGLFLFAGGVPFLLILFYRIGIAARILTGAY from the coding sequence ATGAACAACATCGGACGGGCAAATTTGAACCAAACGAATGAGCGACAAGATGTAACTGTCGAGGTGCTGCAAATCCTTTGCTCGCCAGGGACTCCGAATGCAGATGCAACTGCAAGGTTGAAGGAGATCGCGACGAACGGCGAAAGGTACATTCTTTCAGTTCCTGATGGCACAAAGCAACGCAAGTGCTGGACGTCAACAGAATTTTCGCGACTGCACTTTATTGGGGAACCTCTCGAAACCCAAGGCTGCCACTACAATTGCACGTTTATCGGCGGCAACTGGCATTCACTCGGTGACGGAACGAGATTTATTGATTGCACCTTCGAAAGTTGCCAGTTTTCCGAAAACTCTTGCTTTCAATTTGAAGAAGGCGTTTTTAGAAATTGCAGTTTCGATTGCATTAGGCCTTCAGGACATATAGACAACTGCAGGTTCGAGAATTGCCAATTTAGGAATGGCCGTTGGAATGACATGCGGGCCGACAACTGTGAATTTGTAGACTGCGATTTCCTTGGCCTTGCCATAGGCATTAGCGAAGCCCCACTTGAGGAAGTCGCGCTATCGCGACTCCAATTTGATAGATGCAATCTGCATGAGATAAATGCCGATGGCTCATTGCTTCGTGATACCAGCTTTTTCAAATCACACGTGCGGCACAGCAGTTTTCGCAATGCTGTGCTTGATGGTCTTGTCATGCAGCGGTCTTCTTGTGGTTACAACGATCTCACCGAAACAGTTTTCAAGGCCTCAACTGGATTAGTCGACACTGAAGACATCGGGACAACTCGCATTGAATTCCATCGAGATGCACGTGTGATGCCCTCACTTGAACGTGACCGGAGTTTCTTTAAGAAGCTCATTCGCTGGGAAAACCTTGCATCGCTTTGCCGGATTCGATTCTTCTCGGTTTCCTACACGGTGCTTTTGTACTACATAGCAAGAGCTTACTTAACTCGTGGATACAACAGTTTCGCGAATGTCGTTCAGGCGTGGGGCGCAGATATACTCAAGAGCCAGGACTCCTCTTGGGCAATCAAAGCAGTCGCAGAACTTGCAATCAAGGTGTCTCAACCAATTGAGGGCGACGTGTGGTCAGCTGGCTTTTTCGTTGCTGCTCTCTCTCTCGTTTTTGGAAATTCCCTGTTCTGGTTTTTCTGCCCAGATGAGATCAAGGAGTTTACGCGTGCACAATGGAAGTACTCGGCGGGCCGCAGTGAAATTGCATACGCGGGCCTTAGCCGTACATTTCCGTGCCTAAGATTGTTGATCGGGCTCTTTCTCTTTGCCGGCGGAGTTCCCTTTCTGCTGATCCTTTTCTATCGCATCGGGATAGCAGCAAGGATACTGACCGGAGCTTACTGA
- a CDS encoding winged-helix domain-containing protein — MKLIESPNSRRYRQFERLLLVIELLAPLRLGAMGQEIADDVRDILGERISDRTIRRDCEALVELGLVDRTSPAPARYRWRGRTMRSESILRSAELHAELTS; from the coding sequence ATGAAGCTGATCGAATCACCGAACAGCCGGCGGTATCGACAATTCGAGCGTCTGCTATTGGTCATCGAACTATTGGCGCCGCTGAGGCTCGGAGCGATGGGTCAGGAAATCGCGGACGACGTTCGCGACATCTTGGGCGAAAGGATCAGCGATCGCACGATACGGCGTGACTGTGAAGCCCTCGTTGAGCTTGGGCTCGTTGACCGGACATCACCGGCACCAGCACGATACCGCTGGCGCGGCCGAACGATGCGGTCGGAATCGATTCTTCGATCGGCCGAACTGCATGCAGAGCTCACAAGCTAG
- a CDS encoding DUF2513 domain-containing protein produces the protein MKRDMQLVREIFFQIEDLPHHNKGPFDKLPDESAEVLDYHLKILQEAGLVAWDQIDRGNDCNWYLGLRLTWIGHEFLDNARNEGVWSEVRRALNDNAVKSASFSIWASTLSDRLSQLLS, from the coding sequence ATGAAACGTGACATGCAGCTAGTGCGGGAAATTTTTTTCCAAATTGAGGATCTCCCCCATCACAATAAAGGCCCATTCGATAAGTTGCCGGATGAGTCTGCTGAAGTCCTGGACTATCACCTGAAAATCCTGCAGGAGGCTGGGCTGGTCGCTTGGGATCAAATCGATCGCGGGAACGATTGCAACTGGTACCTCGGTCTACGCCTTACCTGGATCGGGCATGAATTTTTGGACAACGCAAGAAACGAGGGTGTTTGGTCTGAAGTCAGAAGGGCACTCAACGACAACGCCGTAAAGAGCGCTTCGTTCTCGATTTGGGCATCGACTCTTTCGGACCGTTTATCCCAACTGCTCAGTTGA
- a CDS encoding DUF1330 domain-containing protein, whose product MSAYIVFIREKTLDKSELETYWQKAPAAMEGHPVKPLAAYGSHVILEGPEVEGVVIAEFPTVEEARKWYDSPAYQEAARHRFRGAVYRGLIVEGVRPA is encoded by the coding sequence ATGTCCGCTTATATCGTATTCATTCGTGAAAAGACGCTCGACAAGTCGGAGTTGGAGACGTATTGGCAGAAAGCACCTGCCGCAATGGAGGGGCATCCGGTTAAACCTCTGGCCGCGTATGGTTCTCATGTGATATTGGAGGGACCAGAAGTCGAAGGCGTCGTCATCGCAGAGTTTCCGACTGTGGAAGAAGCTCGCAAATGGTACGACAGCCCTGCGTACCAGGAAGCAGCTCGGCATCGTTTCCGTGGCGCGGTCTACCGCGGCCTCATCGTGGAGGGAGTTCGACCCGCTTAG
- a CDS encoding SDR family NAD(P)-dependent oxidoreductase translates to MLKLQDRVALVTGGSKGIGAAIAKELAAAGAVVAVNYHRDRTGADAVTQEINESGGQAISVQGDVSKSDDVRRMLAQVHDACGSLDIVVNNAGVYQPMNLEEVTAQEFHREFNTNVLGPLIVIQESLPRFGSNGGSIINIGSGASQMCPPGYSIYAASKSALDAITRVLAKELASRGIRVNSVNPGATLSEGTRSAGLYGMGSDFEQKLVALTPLGRIGTPLDIAKVVAFLASDDAGWLTGEVILASGGLR, encoded by the coding sequence ATGTTGAAACTGCAGGACCGAGTCGCATTGGTGACCGGTGGTTCGAAAGGGATCGGGGCCGCCATCGCCAAAGAACTGGCCGCCGCAGGCGCGGTTGTTGCTGTCAATTACCACCGGGACAGAACCGGTGCGGATGCTGTTACTCAGGAGATCAACGAATCCGGCGGGCAAGCTATTTCGGTTCAGGGTGACGTGTCGAAATCCGACGACGTGCGGCGAATGCTGGCACAAGTCCATGACGCCTGCGGGTCGCTCGATATCGTGGTGAACAACGCCGGCGTCTATCAGCCGATGAACCTTGAGGAAGTCACCGCGCAAGAATTTCATCGTGAGTTCAACACCAACGTGCTTGGCCCGTTGATCGTGATTCAGGAATCGCTGCCTCGCTTCGGATCAAACGGCGGGAGCATCATCAACATCGGTTCCGGTGCCTCGCAAATGTGCCCGCCCGGTTATTCGATTTACGCCGCGAGCAAAAGTGCGCTCGATGCGATCACCCGAGTACTCGCGAAAGAACTGGCCTCTCGCGGCATCCGAGTCAACTCGGTCAATCCCGGTGCGACGCTAAGCGAAGGGACGCGGTCAGCCGGACTGTACGGCATGGGTAGTGACTTCGAGCAGAAACTGGTGGCCCTGACGCCGCTCGGCCGCATCGGAACTCCACTGGACATCGCCAAAGTTGTCGCCTTCCTCGCGTCCGACGATGCGGGCTGGCTTACAGGCGAAGTGATCCTGGCATCCGGCGGTTTGCGATAA
- a CDS encoding RNA polymerase sigma factor: protein MVRHANNGDRSALEKLILRHQAWIYNIAVRMVFEPADAEEITQEVLIKVVTRLSTFRGDSQFRTWLYRITANHVLSMKRRGGEKATLTFSTYADAINSTPDLDLPDPNSVPVEVPLLVEETKVACTTGMLLCLDRRQRLIFTLGEIIGVSDTVGSEVMEMTTANFRQCLSRARRDLHQFMNQQCGLVNASNPCRCVKKTKGFIDAGHVDPKNLLFAISHLQRIGDVAAGTAREIDDVADRSFAAIYRDHPFLEPAEQARWLRRILDLPEVRATLDLS, encoded by the coding sequence TTGGTTCGCCACGCTAACAACGGTGATCGTTCGGCGCTGGAAAAACTGATCCTGCGGCATCAGGCCTGGATCTACAACATCGCCGTCCGCATGGTCTTTGAACCTGCGGACGCTGAAGAAATCACGCAGGAAGTGCTGATCAAAGTCGTGACTCGACTCAGCACGTTTCGTGGCGACAGCCAATTTCGCACATGGCTCTACCGCATCACGGCGAACCATGTTCTCAGCATGAAGCGCCGTGGCGGTGAGAAGGCGACTTTAACGTTCTCCACGTACGCGGACGCTATCAACAGCACTCCGGACCTTGATCTCCCCGATCCAAACAGCGTGCCGGTGGAAGTGCCGCTGTTGGTCGAAGAAACCAAAGTCGCCTGCACGACGGGGATGCTGCTTTGCCTGGACCGTCGACAGCGACTGATCTTCACGCTGGGCGAAATCATCGGCGTGAGTGACACCGTCGGCAGCGAAGTGATGGAGATGACGACGGCCAACTTCCGTCAATGTCTCTCCCGTGCTCGCCGCGACCTGCACCAGTTCATGAATCAGCAATGCGGTCTCGTCAACGCCAGCAATCCCTGTCGTTGTGTGAAGAAGACCAAAGGATTCATTGACGCTGGACACGTCGACCCCAAGAACCTGCTCTTCGCGATCAGCCACCTTCAGCGGATTGGCGACGTCGCGGCGGGGACGGCTCGCGAGATCGACGATGTCGCCGATCGATCCTTTGCCGCGATCTATCGCGATCACCCGTTTCTTGAACCTGCGGAGCAAGCTCGGTGGCTGCGGCGAATTCTCGATCTGCCGGAAGTTCGCGCGACGCTCGATCTGAGTTGA
- a CDS encoding TetR/AcrR family transcriptional regulator, which produces MTPRKKTWKRARKPEQKAERIDAILEAAGALLDDQGLEGTGLNAIARQAGLSKPNLYVYFESREAILLQLLLKESASWAKSFKRRLDQIEKAGDVDAVATAFADSLTRRRRFCTLSASLASVFEHNVGPETVAQFKREFLAIVQPCVTALSEALPDLSDEDSSRALAMLVMSATGMWAHCHPSASVKVVLKQPEFQHVKFDFQETVSRLAACFLAGELSKP; this is translated from the coding sequence GTGACCCCGAGAAAGAAAACGTGGAAACGAGCAAGAAAACCGGAACAGAAGGCCGAAAGGATCGACGCGATCCTGGAAGCAGCCGGCGCACTGCTTGACGATCAGGGTCTGGAAGGCACAGGGCTAAACGCGATTGCCAGGCAAGCCGGTTTGTCCAAACCCAACCTGTATGTTTACTTTGAAAGTCGCGAGGCAATCTTGCTACAACTCCTGCTCAAGGAGTCCGCATCGTGGGCAAAGTCTTTCAAGCGTCGACTCGATCAAATCGAAAAAGCGGGCGATGTCGATGCCGTCGCCACCGCGTTTGCCGACTCTTTGACGCGTCGACGCCGATTCTGCACGTTGTCCGCATCATTGGCATCGGTTTTCGAGCACAATGTCGGCCCGGAGACGGTGGCCCAGTTCAAGCGTGAATTCTTGGCAATCGTGCAACCTTGCGTCACCGCTTTATCCGAAGCTCTCCCCGATCTGAGCGATGAAGATTCTTCACGGGCACTGGCAATGCTCGTGATGTCGGCAACCGGAATGTGGGCCCACTGCCATCCCTCGGCATCGGTCAAGGTTGTCCTGAAGCAACCAGAGTTTCAGCACGTCAAGTTTGATTTCCAGGAAACGGTCTCACGTCTGGCTGCTTGTTTCCTTGCCGGGGAATTGTCGAAGCCCTGA
- a CDS encoding SDR family oxidoreductase, which translates to MADTTFGPNGWTPERLGSLAGKTFVITGANSGAGFQAARTLLAKNAHVVMLNRSADKSQAAIAELKTEFGSDAEVGFIRMDLASLASVRDAAVEVLASVPRIDALICNAAIAQVPTQRLTVDGFESMLGTNHYGHFLLCGLLFERIEQAEGRIVVVSSLGYNMGIKTIQFDDMNWDKNYHQNRTYSQSKLSQMMFAYELQDRLAAANRTNVKVFVCHPGSSKTSLITTSGNLATRIAFYLMSLSPIVQSAEKGSWPEVMCATEDGLKQRALYGPTGFMEFVGPVGKGTLHPHAYDKAVMQRLWDVSEKETGFQWDL; encoded by the coding sequence GTGGCTGACACGACATTCGGACCAAACGGGTGGACCCCGGAACGCCTTGGCTCACTGGCGGGCAAGACGTTTGTCATCACCGGTGCCAATTCGGGCGCGGGATTTCAGGCGGCACGAACCTTGTTGGCGAAGAACGCTCATGTGGTGATGCTCAACCGCTCGGCCGACAAGTCGCAAGCGGCGATCGCGGAATTGAAAACGGAGTTCGGATCCGATGCCGAGGTCGGCTTCATTCGCATGGACCTTGCCTCGCTTGCCAGCGTCCGGGATGCCGCGGTCGAGGTCCTGGCCTCCGTCCCACGAATCGACGCGTTGATTTGCAACGCCGCCATCGCGCAGGTGCCGACACAAAGACTTACCGTCGATGGCTTTGAAAGCATGCTGGGCACCAACCACTACGGACACTTCTTGCTGTGCGGTTTGCTGTTTGAGCGAATCGAACAGGCCGAAGGACGAATCGTGGTGGTCAGCAGTCTTGGTTATAACATGGGGATCAAGACGATCCAGTTTGACGACATGAACTGGGACAAGAACTATCACCAGAACCGAACCTATTCGCAAAGCAAGCTGTCGCAGATGATGTTTGCCTACGAGTTGCAGGATCGGCTGGCCGCAGCGAACAGGACCAACGTGAAAGTGTTTGTCTGCCATCCCGGATCGTCGAAGACATCACTGATCACGACCAGCGGAAACCTGGCGACGCGGATCGCCTTTTATCTCATGTCACTGTCTCCGATCGTGCAATCGGCCGAAAAGGGTTCCTGGCCGGAAGTGATGTGCGCGACCGAGGATGGGCTAAAGCAGCGAGCTCTCTATGGCCCGACCGGGTTCATGGAATTTGTCGGTCCTGTCGGCAAGGGCACGCTTCACCCCCACGCGTACGACAAGGCGGTCATGCAGCGGCTTTGGGACGTGTCCGAAAAGGAAACGGGTTTCCAGTGGGATCTCTGA
- a CDS encoding helix-turn-helix transcriptional regulator, which yields MRRADRLFRIVEYLKARRETVTAKELGEELEVGVRTIYRDIADLKASGVPLTGEAGVGYLLSPNYVVRPLLFDDEELEALALGAQMVQSWADPAMAQAARRALDRITAVLPESLGDTIRDSTSYAYPSSGKPSLQIDFTSLRRAIRTRHVVEFAYTDHNGSETKRHIRPLAMIFLAPHWMVAAWCELRRDFRHFRLDRMQSMNVLARQFQHEAGKTLKDMRQQSEAG from the coding sequence TTGCGCCGGGCGGATCGTCTTTTTCGAATCGTTGAGTACCTGAAAGCTCGACGCGAAACGGTCACCGCGAAGGAGCTTGGCGAAGAATTGGAGGTCGGGGTCCGCACGATCTATCGCGACATCGCTGACCTCAAGGCGTCGGGCGTACCCCTGACCGGTGAAGCCGGCGTGGGCTACCTGCTGAGCCCGAACTATGTGGTTCGGCCGCTGTTGTTTGATGACGAAGAGTTGGAGGCATTGGCCCTGGGCGCGCAGATGGTTCAAAGCTGGGCGGACCCGGCGATGGCTCAGGCGGCCAGGCGTGCACTGGACCGGATCACCGCAGTCTTACCCGAATCGCTGGGCGACACGATTCGCGATTCGACTTCGTACGCCTATCCGAGTTCGGGAAAGCCGTCGCTGCAAATCGATTTTACGTCCCTCCGACGCGCGATCCGCACAAGGCATGTCGTCGAGTTTGCGTATACCGATCACAATGGATCCGAAACCAAGCGACACATACGGCCCCTGGCCATGATCTTCCTCGCGCCCCACTGGATGGTGGCTGCCTGGTGCGAACTGCGACGTGATTTCCGCCACTTTCGATTGGATCGAATGCAAAGCATGAACGTGCTCGCCCGGCAGTTTCAACACGAAGCGGGTAAGACGCTTAAAGACATGCGGCAACAGAGCGAAGCGGGATGA
- a CDS encoding alpha/beta fold hydrolase, which yields MLKQTHFPEATLVDLADVQLEVFEAGQQNVGNPIVLCHGWPELAFSWRHQIPALVDAGYHVIAANQRGFGRSSCPTEVTEYDIRHLTSDLVGLLEHFGYQNATFVGHDWGAMVVWGLAMLHPDRVKQIINLALPYQVRGQVPWIELMEQLLGPDNYFVHFNRQPGVADTVLGQNTRQFLSNLYRKNLPQRAPEPGMQMMNLARSGTPLGDPIMSDDELAVFVDSFQSSGFTGGINWYRNLDRNWHLLADVDPVIEHRTLMIYGDRDTIPKSESLCEFVPNVDVIHLDCGHWIQQELPEQTNASILNWLQRNPLHPA from the coding sequence ATGTTAAAGCAAACCCATTTTCCCGAGGCTACCCTGGTCGACTTGGCTGACGTCCAGCTCGAAGTTTTTGAAGCTGGACAGCAAAACGTCGGGAATCCGATCGTTCTGTGCCATGGATGGCCGGAACTTGCATTCTCCTGGCGGCATCAAATACCAGCTCTGGTGGACGCGGGCTACCATGTCATCGCTGCCAATCAACGCGGTTTCGGCAGATCATCTTGCCCCACGGAGGTCACCGAATACGACATTCGGCATTTGACATCTGACTTGGTTGGGTTGCTTGAACACTTTGGGTACCAAAATGCCACGTTCGTCGGTCACGACTGGGGGGCGATGGTGGTTTGGGGATTGGCAATGTTGCATCCCGATCGTGTCAAGCAAATCATTAATCTTGCCCTGCCGTATCAGGTACGTGGGCAGGTCCCCTGGATTGAACTGATGGAACAGTTGTTGGGACCCGACAACTACTTCGTTCACTTCAATCGACAACCAGGAGTCGCGGACACGGTGTTGGGTCAAAACACGCGTCAGTTTTTGTCCAACCTTTACCGCAAAAACCTTCCCCAACGGGCTCCAGAACCCGGCATGCAGATGATGAATCTTGCCAGGTCGGGAACTCCATTGGGTGATCCCATCATGAGTGACGACGAGTTGGCCGTTTTTGTCGACTCTTTCCAATCATCCGGATTCACCGGGGGTATCAATTGGTATCGAAATCTTGATCGAAACTGGCATTTGTTGGCCGATGTCGATCCGGTGATTGAACATCGGACACTGATGATCTACGGCGACCGAGACACCATCCCGAAATCGGAATCGTTGTGCGAATTTGTGCCAAACGTCGACGTGATCCATCTGGATTGTGGCCATTGGATCCAACAAGAATTGCCGGAGCAAACGAACGCCTCCATATTGAATTGGTTGCAACGCAACCCACTCCACCCGGCGTAA
- the ltrA gene encoding group II intron reverse transcriptase/maturase — MNADGKSDGFVVPPTRMNNAGAEPSAESAEGREPTKKNADQTDVSGAPKRKRGRSYGLAGVRETARAQPELKFTSLLHHVNENLLTEAFFDLKKTAAVGVDVVTWHDYEQGLEDRIADLHGRVHRGSYRAKPSKRIYITKADGRERPIGIASLEDKVVQKAVGWVLQCIYEQDFLGFSYGFRPGRSQHKALDALSVALTSKKVNWVLDADVKGFFDNMNHDRLMKFLEHRIADKRVLRLIGKWLRAGVSDDGEWSETKVGTPQVAVISPLLANIYLHYVLDLWIQSWRNRRGRGDMVIIRFADDFVVGFQHKYEAEAFLEELRERFAKFSLELHGQKTRLIEFGRFAMSNRKERGEGRPETFDFLGFTHRCDVTRSHGWFTIRRETIAKRMRATLAAIKAKLRQRRHWPVGVVGRWLARVMRGWLNYHAIPGNMRRLQQFRDELVKLWLAVLRRRSGRSNWAWSRMQRLVRKHLPTPRILHSYPQQNFHARFDVGAG, encoded by the coding sequence ATGAACGCCGATGGGAAGTCAGACGGCTTCGTAGTACCGCCGACTCGGATGAACAACGCGGGGGCTGAACCCTCGGCGGAGTCCGCCGAGGGAAGGGAGCCGACGAAGAAGAACGCAGATCAAACCGACGTGTCCGGCGCACCGAAGCGGAAACGTGGCAGGTCTTACGGTTTGGCAGGCGTGCGTGAGACGGCTCGGGCGCAGCCCGAGTTGAAGTTCACGTCGTTGCTGCATCACGTCAACGAGAACCTGTTGACCGAAGCCTTCTTCGATTTGAAGAAGACCGCGGCGGTGGGCGTCGATGTAGTGACGTGGCACGACTACGAACAGGGCCTGGAAGATCGCATCGCCGATCTTCACGGTCGCGTTCATCGGGGAAGCTACCGAGCAAAGCCTTCGAAGAGAATCTACATCACCAAAGCCGATGGGCGCGAGCGTCCAATCGGGATTGCTTCGCTGGAGGACAAGGTCGTCCAGAAAGCGGTCGGTTGGGTTTTGCAGTGCATCTACGAGCAGGACTTTCTCGGCTTCAGCTATGGCTTCCGGCCCGGAAGGAGTCAGCACAAGGCGCTCGATGCGCTCAGTGTTGCTTTGACGAGCAAGAAGGTGAACTGGGTATTGGACGCCGATGTGAAAGGTTTCTTTGACAACATGAACCATGACCGGTTGATGAAGTTTCTGGAACACCGCATCGCGGACAAACGTGTGCTCCGTTTGATCGGCAAATGGCTTCGTGCCGGTGTCAGTGATGACGGGGAGTGGTCCGAGACGAAGGTGGGGACGCCACAGGTAGCGGTGATTTCCCCGCTGCTTGCGAACATATACCTTCACTACGTCTTAGACCTCTGGATTCAAAGCTGGCGTAATCGTCGCGGTCGTGGCGACATGGTCATCATACGCTTCGCGGATGATTTCGTTGTCGGGTTTCAGCACAAGTACGAGGCCGAAGCGTTCCTGGAAGAACTTCGAGAACGTTTTGCCAAGTTCAGTCTGGAGCTTCACGGCCAAAAGACTCGGCTGATTGAGTTCGGTCGGTTCGCCATGAGCAACCGCAAAGAGCGCGGGGAGGGTCGACCGGAAACGTTCGACTTTCTCGGCTTTACGCACCGCTGTGATGTGACCCGGTCACATGGCTGGTTCACGATCCGTCGCGAGACGATCGCCAAGCGAATGCGTGCAACGCTTGCGGCGATCAAGGCGAAACTGCGTCAGCGTCGGCATTGGCCGGTGGGCGTCGTTGGTAGGTGGCTAGCCCGAGTCATGCGTGGCTGGCTGAACTACCACGCAATTCCGGGGAACATGCGTCGGCTTCAACAGTTCCGCGACGAACTCGTCAAGCTTTGGCTTGCAGTTCTTCGTCGTCGGAGCGGGCGAAGCAACTGGGCATGGTCTCGGATGCAACGACTTGTACGGAAGCATCTGCCAACACCGAGAATCTTACACAGCTACCCTCAGCAAAACTTTCACGCCCGATTCGACGTAGGAGCCGGATGA
- a CDS encoding redoxin domain-containing protein: MATLLFTPLLANAAGPHDLPAGFTELKIGAGAPDFELPGVDGKTYTLDDFSEPDVLMVYFTGTHCPTSHGVERRLQTFLESMQGQSFGFVAINPNHSSGLRPDEFGHTQYDETFEDSRRYAQDLGWEFPFLYDGDKQSTARAYGCLATPHVFVFDQKRTLRYNGRFDDSRFPDPATVKHHDAINAVKALLDGKPVPVEKTRPHGCSTKWRERSAHVAEEEAKWQAAQATVQEIDVDAVKALRQNGSGKVRLFNVWATWCAPCMQEMPDLTKIARKFSRREFELITISLDAPQDKQDAVEFLGKVHAVMSDKLRKSVEQEGRTTNNYIYVGASTDDLAEALDPQWPGPAPYSLLIDHDGNVIYRKVGVVDPEKLTDKILQTLTHFHKP, from the coding sequence ATGGCAACCCTATTGTTCACACCCTTGTTGGCCAACGCCGCCGGACCGCACGATCTGCCGGCAGGGTTCACCGAACTAAAAATTGGTGCCGGGGCCCCCGACTTTGAATTACCCGGTGTGGACGGGAAAACCTACACCCTCGATGATTTCTCCGAACCCGACGTCCTGATGGTCTACTTCACCGGGACACATTGCCCGACATCGCACGGTGTCGAACGGCGCTTGCAGACCTTCCTAGAATCCATGCAGGGTCAAAGCTTCGGCTTCGTCGCAATCAATCCCAATCATTCGTCAGGTCTTCGGCCAGACGAGTTCGGGCACACCCAATACGACGAAACTTTTGAAGATTCTCGACGATACGCCCAAGACCTGGGCTGGGAGTTTCCGTTTCTTTACGATGGCGACAAACAATCGACGGCTCGAGCTTATGGATGCTTGGCGACGCCTCACGTTTTTGTCTTCGATCAAAAACGCACCCTGCGATACAACGGACGGTTTGACGATTCACGGTTCCCGGATCCCGCGACGGTCAAGCATCATGATGCGATCAACGCCGTGAAGGCGTTACTGGACGGAAAGCCCGTTCCCGTCGAAAAGACTCGCCCGCACGGCTGTTCAACCAAGTGGCGTGAACGCAGTGCGCACGTTGCCGAAGAAGAGGCGAAATGGCAGGCGGCTCAAGCCACGGTGCAGGAGATTGACGTCGATGCTGTCAAAGCATTGCGTCAAAACGGGAGTGGCAAAGTGCGTTTGTTCAACGTTTGGGCAACCTGGTGTGCCCCGTGCATGCAAGAAATGCCCGATCTTACTAAGATCGCCAGGAAATTCAGCCGCCGCGAGTTTGAATTGATCACCATCAGCCTGGACGCTCCCCAAGACAAGCAAGACGCCGTCGAATTTCTGGGCAAAGTCCACGCCGTGATGAGCGATAAGCTCCGCAAATCGGTGGAACAAGAAGGACGCACGACCAACAACTACATCTATGTCGGTGCCAGCACGGATGACCTTGCCGAAGCACTCGACCCCCAGTGGCCCGGCCCCGCACCTTATTCACTCTTGATCGATCATGACGGCAACGTGATCTATCGCAAAGTCGGCGTTGTGGATCCAGAAAAACTCACCGATAAAATCCTTCAAACGCTAACTCATTTCCACAAGCCTTAG